The region CTCATCAAGTCAGCATCGACTCAAAAAATCGAATGCACGTGGCATACCTGCATGCCGTGTCCCCATCTTCATGGCGTGCACATGGCAAAACAGTGAACAAATGGCATGCGGGATCAACTTTTACTACATGATTCATGCAGGAGGGTTAGGACATATGCATATGACCTGCCTGCGTCCTGGCATTTGATTCATTTTTCATGACATGCAGCCAAGTTACAACCCAAGGAAATGACATTCACCTATGTGCGCGTTGCTATGCGGCCAGTCATGCGCAATTCTTGTTCCTTGCCTAGCTTGTACGTCTAAGCCTCCGCATTCTTCAAACCCTCCGTACCAATCCTTACAGACTGAAGCAAGGCGCACAGGGCATGCCTTTCATCGTCTATTCTATCACCCTCTAAGGGTAATATAACAGGGGTAAACAACTCGTCACTTGGCTCATAGCCACTCCTGCTTGGTTGTCACTGCTTGCTAGGCCGCCTTTACCCACTCCTTTCCCTCTCTCTGGTCTAGTAATCCTTGATACCAGTGGTGACGATAATAATGACCCAGGGACTTGCAGGATTCTCGAGGTTCTACTCTCACTCAAACCGCTACAGTTTTTATGGCCGACCTTTGACCAGTCAAGGACCTGTGACGTCTTCTACGCAACAACTTCCTCCTAATAGTACAAGCACGGCAACCCGTGTATCTTCTATACCACCAGGTGTGACGACAACAGCGGCAAGCAGGACTCGTCAACGTCATTCAACTCTCATGCCTATTCATTCTAGCCAGCAGATGGCGCCCGCTAGGACTGGCACTATAAGGTCTCGTCGACAACAGCCAGTCCCGTCTGATAATATCCTTTTTGAAGTCGAGTATCAGCAGGAGGCTCTGGAATAcatgcatgtgctcgagaAACATACGATGGCCAATGTTGAGCTCATGAATATGCAGCCAGAGCTGCATTGGTTCATGCGCCCTTACCTTGTCGACTTTTTGATTGAAATTCACCAGTCGTTCCGCTTACGTCCTGAAACCTTATACCTCACGATGAATCTGGTCGATCGCTATGTTTCCAGGCGAATTGTTTACAAGCGTCATTATCAATTGGTCGGATGTGCTGCACTGCTAATTGCGGCCAAATTCGAAGATGCTAAGGATCGCGTTCCAACTGTACAGGAACTGAGCCAGATGTGCTGCAATGCGTACGATCCCAGTGCATTTACTCAAATGGAGGGCCATGTACTCTCTACGCTTGGATGGCAGCTTGGACACCCCACTGCCGAATCATGGCTACGCTACGAGTATTCGTGCGCACCACCTTCGAGTCCTGCGACCCACAACGTGGCAAGGTTTCTGCTGGAAGTGACTCTGTTTCATGAAAGCTTTTTGACTTTGCCACCGTCGTCTCTGGCCGCCGGAGCAATGCTTTTCGCCCGTCACATCTGCCGGGACTCACGCCCACAGCCACAACCACTGGACGTTTTGGTAACGAATGTCATGACTCGAATTCACAACTTCATTGCTGATCATTTGAATGAACTCTCTAGTATCCTGATCAAGAAGTATTCTTACTCATATTACACTGAGGCCTCTACAGTTGTTTTGGACTGGTTCCGCAAACATCTTGAGTTGAAGAAAGCTATGGAGGCGATAGCTTCACCTATGCATGTTGAAGTTTGCTCTAGTGACGACGAGAATGAATCAAATCGTTCAAACGAATCTGTAACGTCGATTTTCTCGACGCCTTCTCGCTCAATTACTCGcgatgaagacgacgacgataACAGCATGCCATTGACGCCTCTCTCACTGCACACAGCCCAGGATCCGAGCGTGTATGCTGTCAACATGAAAAATCCTGTACATGTGTCAAGGTTCGCCCCCTCGACTGCCGGCCCAACCGGCCGTCCTGTATCGACGACAATCACAACAAACGAGAAGGCATCAGTTGTCACAGCTTCATGGATGTCACTAGCTCAGCTGCGGCCAGTGGCGAAGCATCCGAAGACTGCAAGAGTAGAAATGGAATCCACAATCCCGGAGAGTTCAACATAGTCCCCATAACAATTGTACTACGTACATGACACAAATTCGAACGCGCATCAATGCATGCACCTTTCCAGTAGTCAGGTGCTCATCATACGATTGTCAGCAATCATAAATAAATTGCATGAAGCGATCTAGTGCCTGTCAACTGCGGGAGAGTATATAAAAAATGACCAGTGTCGCAGGCGACTCGGCGTGACACAGTCCCCTAATCTGAAACAGCATCACTTCCTAGTAAATTGGGCGGATTACCAGTCGCCCTTTTAAGCCGACATAGTGGACAGAAGGTCACTGTCACCGGCGTCGAGAACCGTAAGAACACTGCACACATGTTAGCATATCCGTACGACGCGAAGATACAGGTTGAGGCATACAAAGAGCCAGCTGCATGTTCTCAACCTGCTCCAAATTATACGTACCCAACACGGAAAAGCTTACCAGCAGCCGTACCAAGAGCAATGTTCGAGCCCTGGTAGTGGTGCACACCCGTCTTCGAAAGCATGGCATAGTACTCGATCTCGGACTTACGCAGAGGTGGCGTGTTGGCCGAAATAAGCACAAGCTTGGCCTTGCCGCTACGCATGTTCTTAAGAGCACTCTTCAGACCGAGCGAAACCTTACCCGACTTcatgacgagctgcagcttCGAGTTGATGTTGTCCTGGCTGGACTTCTTGGTCTTCGTCTGAGGAGCCATGATCTGGAATGGGTTAGCGGCTGCTCACATTATGTCGGGCTAAGACGAATAGTCGCGCATTAGCGCCGGGCTTCATAGCAATACGGCGAAATACACGTCGTCACACCACCAGGATACGTACGAGCTACTTGTGGCTTGACGGTGAGAGATACGAAGTGCCGCGCAGTCTTTGCAGTTCTCCCAGCTGGGGCCTAACGCCTCGCGATTTCTCGGCCGATCCATATTTTTTCGATCAGGCACGTGACGGATATAGTTCTTGAAGGTCACGCAAGCTGCCGCAGGCTTCGAGTGGCACAAGATCGCCTAGGTTTCTGTTCCTCACCATCCAGTGTCAGTAACCGAAGGTATGTAAATGTTGCGGCGTTGTTTGAGAGTGCGGTATTTTTTTTCGTATACCGTGTCTCATGATGCTGCCTAGCGTGTGAGAGCAGGATCTAACACTATTACAGATGACGAAGGGTACGACGTCTATGGGTAAGCGCCAACAGTATGTATTCTCGAGATGGGTGGTTTGCGTGTGAGTCGGTGTATTCACCCTCACATTCCACCTTTTTTCATTGGAAGATGCTAACTCTATCAGCACAAAGACGCACACGCTGTGCCGTCGCTGCAACCGTCGTTCCTTCCACCGTCAGCACAAGAGTACGTTGTCTGTTTAAAGTGTGTGCATACTAACACATGATAGCTTGTGCTGCCTGTGGCTACCCATCTGCCAAGACGCGGAACTACCAGTGGGGTCAGAAGGCTATCCGCCGGAAGACTACTGGCTCGGGTCGCATGCGCTACTTGAAGACTGTGCCTCGCCGTGCCAAGAACGGCTTCCGCACGGGCACTGCTACGCCTGCCTCTGCTTAAGCAGATGTATACTTGCCTACCATAAAGGTCTTGATGTGCTAGTCATGTATGGCTAACAAAAATGTTGGATATCTCTTTACAGGGTAGCTGTACTGAACCAAGGATCTGTCCAAAGATAATGTTTTTGGCAGAGCAGGTTTTGTGTACGCTACGTCCCGTTTGAGAATGCTGTAATGGTGCGGCTATATCCGGATGATATATACTTTAGGGCCTTTGTAGATGCTGGACGCAGCACGACTAAAAAGCTTTCATACCTCCTTAACGATGTATGTGCACGGAGTTTTATTCTTATGGTGCGGCTTGGCACCATGGGGCGCTCGTTGGGCTATGGTCGTGCAGCAACTCTTCGCCTCTCAAATcacatgcgcatgcatcacTATGAATGTATGCCACATAGTGCAGTATAGTAATCAAGGATACATTCCTGTATACAGCGTGCCATGCGACCCTCTACACAGGCAGGGTACTTTTTGGTGGTTGTGCTTACAGCTCCTGGACAACGGTAGTCTTGTCAGTGCAGTAGATACCGTCAAGGCTGATGTGGTTAGCTTCCATAAAAAATAGCTTGTACATACAACTTGCGGATATCCTTGTTCCGGACCAGCGTCACACCGTGAAGCATGGCGGCACTTTGCGAAACGGCATCAATGTCGTTCTAATATGTTAGCCAAGCATTCAACAAGCAAAATACATACACCCTCAACAAGCACTTGATCCTTCTGGTTCTTGTCGTCCTTGATCGTGACGCCATCGGCCATCTCGACCCTACGCACACGCTTCTCTCCCAAGAAGTTACGGATCTCGACGCTCTTGCTGTCACCAGCAAGAATAAGGTTAATAGGGAAATGGGCGTATACGGCACGCATCTTGTACTGGAAGCCCAGTGTGACACCCTTGATCATGTTAGCCACAGCAGCCTTCGCCGTACGAAGGCAGGCGAGGTGCTTGCGGCTAGCGTGCCAGACGACAAACTTCAGCTTAGTACCCTTGGGGCTCTTCACAAGACGCAAGTCCATGGCCATATGACGGAGGTTCTGTATTGTTAAATAATGTCACAAACATACCTTCTGGAGCTCACCGCGGGGGCCCTTGACCTTCACGATACGCGACTCGAGCTCAACCGTGACGTTGGCAGGGATTTCAAGATCCAAATCCTTGTAGATGGTAAGCATCGCGGATTACTCTATTGTTGTGTTAGTATAAGAGCTCttgcgtcgtgcgcacgccggTAATACACACCTGGAACAAGCGCCGAGATGGGTAGGAGGAGGAGtcctgctgctgcttgGAACTAGGTAAGACGGTGTGCGCCTGTCTCACATTGCATCACGTGAACTTTTCATAGTTTTATCGACACGTGTACACCACGTGTTAACTCGACCGTCGACACGACGGCAGCGCGGTCCGCTGTGTCATATTGAGTAGACGTTGACGTTGCCTCAGGTGTCGTGTCCCTCAGTTGGGCGCCACCGTTGTAACTTTCGTCGATTGTCACTTTGAGACACATTTTGAAACACGTAAAATAGCTAGCTGTGTTGTGTATTGTCAAACTTTTGTTCCATGTATCCACGCACATATGGCTATGGCCAAGTACGGCCGGAGGGTTACGGGTACGCTGGTGCGTTTGGACCGTACAGCTATGGGGCATACCCGCAAGCACCTGCCATGCCTCAGCCTAATGGTGTGAGCGCCTATGGTATGCCAGTTCTGCCACCGGATCTCTCGAACCCTGCCGTATTCGAGTCCATGTACAAAAGTCACCTTGCTCAGCTCACCTTCAACTCGAAGCCCATCATCACAAATCTTACTCTTATCGCGCAGGAACATGTGCACCGCATGTCCACAGTCGTGGCGAAGCTTGTGGATGCTCATATTATGATGGTACGTACGATTGAGTATGTAGATCGAGTACTTACCTTAGGCGCCACCGCCACTTCGGCTACCTGCGCTTTACCTGCTTGACTCGATTTGCAAGAACATCGGGTCGCCCTACACAGAGCTgtgggcgccgcgagcgtccACTCTTTTCATGGAGTCTTATCGCGTCGTTGATCAACCCACTCGCCGGCGCATGGAGGAGCTACTAGCCACCTGGCGCGAAGCAGGACCTGGAGGCCGACCTATGCTGGGTGACGCATCTCAACAGGCCATCGAGCGTTCCCTGTATGGCAGTCAAGGTGCCCCTGTCAAGGCAGCCAATGCACCTAATAAATCTCAGGTGATTGCTGACATTGAAAGGCGCATGGCACTGTGCACAAAAGACTTGGCGAATGAACCGCACAATACCCGCGCACGAGAACAAAATGATGTATTGCGTCAGCTCAAAGAGCAAGTTAATGGCTCTGATGTGTCCGCTGAATTGCTTGGCCACATACAGAAGCAACTGGATGAAATGTCGAGTGCTTCGGTGCCAACGGTGCCAGCGCCGGCCCCCACATCAGCGCCAGCCGCTCCATCGGCCTCTGAGCTCATCGCGAACCTTATGAAGGCAGGATTGCTGCCTTCTTCGGCTACTACCACTGCGGCCCCGACATCTGTGCCATCCACTCAGAGCCAAGACAAGGCCTATACCGATTACATCATGTCACTGGATTTGCGCATGGTTACCGTCAACCTATCTCGGCCCGCACCTGAACTTGAAATTCTCATGCAGGAGCACTTGCCACACCCATGTCGGCAATGTGCCAATAGATACCCTGAGGGTGAGGCTGGACAACACAGTCTCGATGATCATTTGGACTGGCATTTCACGCAAAaccgtcgtgcgcgtgcaAGTATAGTCCGTGGTCAAAGTCGTGCATGGTTCGATCCAGCATCGCGTTGGATTCGGAGTGGCATTGATGATGTAATGCCTGGGGCGAGTGGTGCACCTGGATGGGAAGGTGAGGACGCCGAATTCGAGCAAGCACTGCGCGACAAGATTGCTAATGCGTATGTGCCCGTGCCTGATGGCTCTGAACTTGCATCACATACTTGCCGTATCTGCAAAGAGCCGTTCCAAAGTGAGTGGAGCGAAGATTTGGAGGAATGGATATGGCGAAACGCTGTCCTCATCGAAGGCAATCATTACCATGCTAGTTGCTTCTATTCAGCCAAAAGTATGTCAGAAGTCGTCCATGCTGCTCGCTCCACGACGAATGTCAAACAAGGAGAAGAAGACGATGAAGATGTGCAGCGAAAACGTAAAGCCTCGTCCTCTCCCCCCCTGCCTCCGCACAAGAAACCTTTGGCTATGCTCAAGGAAGAACCGCCCCCCTAATCTTGTAAGATATACATAGCTACAAAGACTTGaagcgctgcgcaagctgAGCCTGCAACTTGTCTGCCGTTGGCAGCGAACGCAACTGCTGCGCAGCGGCTACATCGTCTGGATCACTGCCCGATAGTAGCGGTAGGCCCGTAATGAAAGCATTATATGCAGTATGCAATGGTGTCAAAGTCGCTTGTATGAGCGTAGAAAGATCATTTACAGGCACATAAGCATGAATTTTGCCTTTGCCTAGGTCTAGATTCACATCCAGACTCTGCTGGAACGTGTGCCACGCAGCAAGAGCCTTGCTTGGCGACTTGGCTGTTTGCTGCTCGTAAATCTGGAGCGGCAGTGTCAGACTAGCACACAAAAAAGTGCCGGCATCTTGCACAGTACGCTCCATCAACATGTCCAGATGCGTGCACTTATCACGCAGAGCGTCAAAGTCGCTTGAGACCGTAGCTACGCTTGCCACTGTCCAGACCGATTGCATCGCTAATGACAAACCCGTTGAAAAGGTCGTCTTAGATTCGCACCGTTTTTCTGCTAAAGACAGAAGCTCACGGAGCACAGAAAAATGCCGCCATGCGAACAGCAGAGCATCCAATACATCACCATCATCTCCTCCAAACTTTCCGTCCTGCATGCTGTGCGATGCTTCTTGTACCTTGACTTCAGAAACTTCAATAGCTCGGAGAGACACATGTATGAAATTTTTTGGCGACATGTGTGCGTGAAGTAGATGCAACATATCGTAGACCATCTGCACGGGAGCATACCAGGTATCGCGCTGGTTCTGATCCTCGAAGCTAAGACGTGCTCGATAGTCCAAGTCATCAGCAGATGGTTTAAATGCTGCAACTTTGTCCTTGATCTGTAGAAGAGCACATTTTTCCAGCCGCACACTCAAGTCTCGCACTACTGGTTCCCACCAAGCCGAATCTGGGTACTTGCTAGTGGTAGTGCACAGATGCATGAGCTCATCCATGGTCGCTGAAGCATTTATACGAGAAGACAACCATCTTGCAAGCTGGTCGCCCGTATTTTCCATGATATGTGACACAGCCTCGGTCGCTTTTCGAGAAAATACGTACAAGTACAACTTCTTTTCATACACATACAATGCTTGAGCCACATCCACGGCGCTTTCGAGTCGTTGCGGTAGAGGATCGACATCCTGCAGTTGTTTCAGAGTCCGGGAAAAATACTCTTGTACCAGAGATACGCGCCACTGCATCCACAATTGATCATATTCACGCTGCATCTCACGTACATCCTCACTGGACGGTGCCTGCTGGGCCAGTGTCTCAAGGTGCACATGGAACTTTTCGTGCAATACATGAAACGAGGCATACATCACGCGCTGAACATCATGAGACGAAGGATCCCTCGCATCAATTTCGTCCAAGGGCGCATCTTGCACGAGCTTGGTGCCTGCTCGTTGGAAAGCCAGTTTCACGAGTGTCATAGCACGCACGAATGCGTTTTCAATGCGGATACGGTATACATGTGCATCTTTATAATTCATGTGCGCATCCATAGACTGTAAAGCAAGGCAAAGGTGCTCTACTGCGCCAAAAAATTCTGGCGACTGGATGTCGGCTGTGTCAGACAGCATCGGTGCAGTTTGCGACAGGACGGAAAAGTTCTGTAGGCGCTGCATGATCTGCTCATGCAAATGCTCTAGATTGGTTTGTTCCTGTACCATTGTGCTTGCGTGTTTCATAAGCTCTGACGAGTTATCTTGCACGTAGGTCAGACCAGTACGCAGCTGCGACATGCAATCTTGTGCCTTGCACACACCATCCATTAAAGCCCCCACTTCCTTCATACTCGTGCGCAATGCTTCTATCATAGGCTCATAGTTTGTGCGAGATGCCAGCTCTCTACCCCGTGCTTTGGAAGCCATCCAACAGAACAAGCTTGATTGGGGCGTGCTATCTGGCTCCAAgtccgcgtcgtcgcggGCAATCGTGTTCGCTGCGAACGATTCAGCGTCATCAGAGATGAACGCACTTAGCTCGCTCACTGAAAGTCTTTGAGCATCTGTCAGCGGCGCATAATCTGAGAACCACTCCTCCAAAGAGTGCGACGCTGCCTTGGATGCCATGGGCCCAACGACCAGCGTGGCGCGTGGGATGTGTGGAGAAAATGGGAGCCCCTGAAGACCCTCTGTTCCAGCACCATGAAGGCCATCCGAATTCACCAAACAGGAGACCTTTCTGTCATTCAATGCGACAATGTCTCTGCTCCCAAAGAGATTGGACCTGAAGATGTCCTAATTAAGCCGGAAATCGCAGGTGTCAATTGCATTGATACATACTTCCGTTCGGGTCATTTTCACGTTCAACTCCCATTCACGCTGGGCCAGGAATGCGGTGGAAAGGTGGCCCGCATCGGCGAAAGCGTAAAAGATATTCAACCAGGCGATTATGTCGTTGCATTAGCAGGATCTTCCTTCGCCGAGCGTGTCGTCGCTCCGCGCTCCAAGGTCACCAAATTGCCCAAAGAGCTGGATACGCGCACGGCCGTTGCCGCCTGGCTCCAAGGTCTGACAGCCGTGACTctcacgcacgccgcaTACCAGATCAAGCGTGGAGACTATGTTCTGGTACATGCAGCGGCTGGCGGCACCGGATTGATGCTTGTTCAGGTGGCTAAGGCGCTTGGTGCGCATGTGATCGGAACCACATCGACGACCGAGAAggctgagcgtgccaaaACGCTGGGCGCTGAGCATGTATTGTTGTACAAAGACGATATCGTTGGTCGCGTGAATGAGTTGACAAGTGGCAAAGGTGTAAACGTTGTATATGACTCGGTGGGCAAGTCGACTTTAGACCAGAGCCTCGAGGTGCTGGCTCAGCATGGATCACTGATTCTATTTGGGGAGTCGAGTGGCGCGCCTGATCCCCTGCCAGTGCACCTTTTAAGGC is a window of Malassezia restricta chromosome III, complete sequence DNA encoding:
- a CDS encoding G1 S-specific cyclin, with product MTQGLAGFSRFYSHSNRYSFYGRPLTSQGPVTSSTQQLPPNSTSTATRVSSIPPGVTTTAASRTRQRHSTLMPIHSSQQMAPARTGTIRSRRQQPVPSDNILFEVEYQQEALEYMHVLEKHTMANVELMNMQPELHWFMRPYLVDFLIEIHQSFRLRPETLYLTMNLVDRYVSRRIVYKRHYQLVGCAALLIAAKFEDAKDRVPTVQELSQMCCNAYDPSAFTQMEGHVLSTLGWQLGHPTAESWLRYEYSCAPPSSPATHNVARFLLEVTLFHESFLTLPPSSLAAGAMLFARHICRDSRPQPQPLDVLVTNVMTRIHNFIADHLNELSSILIKKYSYSYYTEASTVVLDWFRKHLELKKAMEAIASPMHVEVCSSDDENESNRSNESVTSIFSTPSRSITRDEDDDDNSMPLTPLSLHTAQDPSVYAVNMKNPVHVSRFAPSTAGPTGRPVSTTITTNEKASVVTASWMSLAQLRPVAKHPKTARVEMESTIPESST
- a CDS encoding large subunit ribosomal protein L30e, with the protein product MAPQTKTKKSSQDNINSKLQLVMKSGKVSLGLKSALKNMRSGKAKLVLISANTPPLRKSEIEYYAMLSKTGVHHYQGSNIALGTAAGKLFRVGVLTVLDAGDSDLLSTMSA
- a CDS encoding large subunit ribosomal protein L37e, which codes for MTKGTTSMGKRQHTKTHTLCRRCNRRSFHRQHKTCAACGYPSAKTRNYQWGQKAIRRKTTGSGRMRYLKTVPRRAKNGFRTGTATPASA
- a CDS encoding large subunit ribosomal protein L9e — protein: MLTIYKDLDLEIPANVTVELESRIVKVKGPRGELQKNLRHMAMDLRLVKSPKGTKLKFVVWHASRKHLACLRTAKAAVANMIKGVTLGFQYKMRAVYAHFPINLILAGDSKSVEIRNFLGEKRVRRVEMADGVTIKDDKNQKDQVLVEGNDIDAVSQSAAMLHGVTLVRNKDIRKFLDGIYCTDKTTVVQEL
- a CDS encoding pre-mRNA cleavage complex 2 protein Pcf11, with product MYPRTYGYGQVRPEGYGYAGAFGPYSYGAYPQAPAMPQPNGVSAYGMPVLPPDLSNPAVFESMYKSHLAQLTFNSKPIITNLTLIAQEHVHRMSTVVAKLVDAHIMMAPPPLRLPALYLLDSICKNIGSPYTELWAPRASTLFMESYRVVDQPTRRRMEELLATWREAGPGGRPMLGDASQQAIERSLYGSQGAPVKAANAPNKSQVIADIERRMALCTKDLANEPHNTRAREQNDVLRQLKEQVNGSDVSAELLGHIQKQLDEMSSASVPTVPAPAPTSAPAAPSASELIANLMKAGLLPSSATTTAAPTSVPSTQSQDKAYTDYIMSLDLRMVTVNLSRPAPELEILMQEHLPHPCRQCANRYPEGEAGQHSLDDHLDWHFTQNRRARASIVRGQSRAWFDPASRWIRSGIDDVMPGASGAPGWEGEDAEFEQALRDKIANAYVPVPDGSELASHTCRICKEPFQSEWSEDLEEWIWRNAVLIEGNHYHASCFYSAKSMSEVVHAARSTTNVKQGEEDDEDVQRKRKASSSPPLPPHKKPLAMLKEEPPP
- a CDS encoding conserved oligomeric golgi complex subunit 3 produces the protein MASKAASHSLEEWFSDYAPLTDAQRLSVSELSAFISDDAESFAANTIARDDADLEPDSTPQSSLFCWMASKARGRELASRTNYEPMIEALRTSMKEVGALMDGVCKAQDCMSQLRTGLTYVQDNSSELMKHASTMVQEQTNLEHLHEQIMQRLQNFSVLSQTAPMLSDTADIQSPEFFGAVEHLCLALQSMDAHMNYKDAHVYRIRIENAFVRAMTLVKLAFQRAGTKLVQDAPLDEIDARDPSSHDVQRVMYASFHVLHEKFHVHLETLAQQAPSSEDVREMQREYDQLWMQWRVSLVQEYFSRTLKQLQDVDPLPQRLESAVDVAQALYVYEKKLYLYVFSRKATEAVSHIMENTGDQLARWLSSRINASATMDELMHLCTTTSKYPDSAWWEPVVRDLSVRLEKCALLQIKDKVAAFKPSADDLDYRARLSFEDQNQRDTWYAPVQMVYDMLHLLHAHMSPKNFIHVSLRAIEVSEVKVQEASHSMQDGKFGGDDGDVLDALLFAWRHFSVLRELLSLAEKRCESKTTFSTGLSLAMQSVWTVASVATVSSDFDALRDKCTHLDMLMERTVQDAGTFLCASLTLPLQIYEQQTAKSPSKALAAWHTFQQSLDVNLDLGKGKIHAYVPVNDLSTLIQATLTPLHTAYNAFITGLPLLSGSDPDDVAAAQQLRSLPTADKLQAQLAQRFKSL
- a CDS encoding NADPH2:quinone reductase, translated to MKAIRIHQTGDLSVIQCDNVSAPKEIGPEDVLIKPEIAGVNCIDTYFRSGHFHVQLPFTLGQECGGKVARIGESVKDIQPGDYVVALAGSSFAERVVAPRSKVTKLPKELDTRTAVAAWLQGLTAVTLTHAAYQIKRGDYVLVHAAAGGTGLMLVQVAKALGAHVIGTTSTTEKAERAKTLGAEHVLLYKDDIVGRVNELTSGKGVNVVYDSVGKSTLDQSLEVLAQHGSLILFGESSGAPDPLPVHLLRPKNIKFMCFALYGYLNTQEEYEHFSGILLDLLVSDKVHANVWREYLLSAEGVQQAQQELMSRTTTGKLLIRIPPSPDEA